The following are from one region of the Melaminivora suipulveris genome:
- a CDS encoding lipocalin family protein — protein MASSIARRLSAALISLSHRQHLGLVVLLVAGTGLLLAGCANTRPPPGVAAVSPFDVQRYTGRWYELARLDHAFERGMTDVSASYTAQADGSVRVVNRGYAPATGQWREAVGKALFTGARTTGSLKVSFFGPFYGGYHVVALDPGYRWALVLGPDTGYAWILARDKQLPAAQREDIVARVRALGVDTSALIWVAHERHDPSL, from the coding sequence ATGGCTTCTTCTATCGCACGCCGGCTTTCCGCCGCACTGATTTCTTTGTCCCACCGCCAGCACCTGGGATTGGTGGTGCTCCTGGTGGCCGGTACGGGATTGCTGCTGGCGGGCTGCGCCAACACGCGCCCGCCGCCCGGTGTGGCGGCCGTCAGCCCTTTTGACGTGCAGCGCTACACGGGTCGCTGGTATGAGCTGGCGCGGCTGGACCACGCCTTCGAGCGTGGCATGACCGATGTGTCGGCCAGTTACACCGCGCAGGCCGACGGTAGCGTGCGGGTGGTCAACCGTGGTTATGCGCCTGCCACTGGCCAGTGGCGGGAGGCCGTGGGCAAGGCCTTGTTCACCGGCGCGCGCACCACCGGCTCGCTCAAGGTGTCCTTCTTCGGGCCGTTCTACGGCGGCTACCACGTAGTCGCGCTCGACCCCGGTTACCGCTGGGCGCTGGTGCTGGGCCCCGACACCGGCTATGCGTGGATTTTGGCGCGCGACAAGCAACTGCCTGCCGCGCAGCGCGAGGACATCGTGGCGCGGGTGCGGGCCCTGGGTGTCGATACCTCGGCGTTGATCTGGGTGGCGCACGAGCGCCATGATCCGTCGCTCTGA
- a CDS encoding MerR family transcriptional regulator — MDGGLPIAAVERETGLGKDTLRVWERRYGFPTPARGSSGDRLYSSEQVQQLRLIGRLLDSGLRPGKVVGLNQAELQALLVQHAPVQPANLSKTKNDRPDAVAVIDGLLDTIGSHDPRALRHALSHAQLRMGLAPFVTDLVAPLTRAVGEAWAQGRFEIFEEHLYTEVITRVLRHAIASLILQPEPQGPKVLLTTVPLEQHSLGLLMVEALLTLEGCTCVSLGTQTPLADIAEAARVHRADVVALSFSNLHKAAVVQSSLRELRTQLPASTALWVGGACAALYQWPLVGVSTVQHLSGLQPLVAQWRHAR, encoded by the coding sequence ATGGATGGCGGGCTGCCGATCGCCGCCGTCGAACGCGAGACGGGTCTGGGCAAGGACACGCTGCGCGTATGGGAGCGGCGTTACGGTTTCCCGACGCCTGCACGCGGGTCCTCGGGAGACAGGCTCTACAGCTCGGAGCAGGTGCAGCAGCTCAGACTGATCGGTCGACTGCTCGATTCCGGCCTGCGCCCTGGTAAGGTGGTGGGACTGAATCAGGCGGAGCTGCAGGCGCTGCTGGTTCAGCATGCCCCAGTGCAGCCCGCAAATTTGTCCAAGACAAAAAATGACAGACCCGATGCTGTTGCGGTGATTGACGGGCTGCTCGACACCATCGGCTCGCATGACCCGCGTGCCCTGCGGCATGCCCTGAGCCACGCCCAGCTGCGCATGGGCCTAGCGCCTTTCGTGACGGACCTGGTGGCGCCGCTGACGAGGGCAGTGGGCGAAGCCTGGGCACAGGGGCGCTTTGAAATCTTTGAAGAGCATCTGTACACCGAGGTCATCACCAGGGTGCTGCGCCATGCGATTGCCTCGCTGATCCTGCAGCCCGAGCCACAAGGCCCCAAGGTGCTGTTGACCACCGTGCCGCTGGAGCAACACAGTCTGGGGCTGCTGATGGTCGAAGCGCTGTTGACCCTGGAGGGCTGCACCTGCGTGTCGCTGGGCACGCAGACCCCGCTGGCCGACATCGCCGAGGCGGCCCGGGTGCATCGGGCCGATGTGGTGGCGCTGAGTTTCAGCAACTTGCACAAGGCGGCGGTCGTGCAGTCCAGCCTGCGCGAGCTGCGCACACAACTGCCGGCTTCCACGGCGCTGTGGGTGGGCGGCGCATGTGCAGCGCTGTATCAATGGCCGCTGGTGGGTGTCAGTACCGTCCAGCATTTGTCGGGCCTGCAGCCCTTGGTGGCGCAGTGGCGCCACGCCCGCTGA
- a CDS encoding NAD(P)/FAD-dependent oxidoreductase, whose amino-acid sequence MKVAVIGSGISGLAAAHRLRWQARVTLFEAGHYFGGHTHTVDVSLPDACGQTVVHGVDTGFLVFNERTYPGLIELLDELRVPTAASDMSFSVRVPGAGALGAGALEWSGSSLATVFAQRRNLLRPRFLRMLSELLRFNRLCTALADSGQEQALAQPLGDFLDQHGFGAAFRHWYFLPMLGCIWSCPTEQMLRFPVATMVRFCHNHGLLQVRNRPQWHTVAGGARQYVHAIVQGLDARLATPVRRVQRNAAGVFIRTNGGVERFDAVVLAVHSDQALRLLAQPSAAEQRVLGAIRYQPNRAVLHTDTRVMPRRRAAWAAWNYERAADGAQESARVCLHYWLNRLQPLPFAQPIMVSLNPVSSIDPAQVLGEFDYDHPVFDLQALAAQKLVPQLQGVQHTWFAGAWTGYGFHEDGLQSGYRAADALLAQWLRREAA is encoded by the coding sequence ATGAAAGTCGCAGTCATCGGATCGGGCATTTCAGGCTTGGCGGCGGCGCATCGGCTGCGCTGGCAGGCGCGGGTGACGCTGTTCGAGGCAGGCCACTACTTTGGCGGGCATACGCACACTGTGGACGTGTCCTTGCCAGATGCTTGCGGGCAGACGGTGGTGCACGGGGTAGACACCGGCTTTCTTGTGTTCAACGAGCGCACCTACCCTGGCCTGATCGAGCTGCTGGACGAGCTGCGCGTGCCCACTGCGGCCTCGGACATGTCGTTTTCCGTCCGAGTGCCGGGCGCGGGCGCCCTGGGCGCCGGCGCGCTGGAGTGGAGCGGCTCCAGCCTGGCCACCGTGTTCGCCCAGCGGCGCAATCTGCTGCGCCCGCGCTTTCTGCGCATGCTCTCGGAGCTGCTGCGCTTCAACCGCCTGTGCACCGCACTGGCGGACAGCGGCCAGGAGCAGGCGCTGGCGCAGCCGCTGGGCGATTTTCTGGACCAGCATGGCTTTGGTGCGGCGTTTCGCCACTGGTATTTCTTGCCCATGCTGGGCTGCATCTGGAGCTGCCCGACCGAACAGATGCTGCGCTTTCCCGTTGCCACCATGGTGCGCTTTTGCCACAACCACGGGCTGCTTCAGGTCCGCAACCGGCCGCAGTGGCACACGGTGGCGGGTGGTGCGCGCCAGTACGTCCACGCCATCGTGCAGGGGCTGGATGCGCGCCTGGCCACACCGGTCAGGCGAGTGCAGCGCAACGCCGCAGGCGTGTTCATTCGCACCAACGGCGGCGTGGAGCGCTTTGACGCCGTGGTGCTGGCCGTGCACAGCGACCAGGCCCTGCGCCTGCTGGCGCAGCCCAGCGCCGCCGAGCAGCGGGTGCTGGGCGCCATCCGCTACCAGCCCAACCGCGCCGTGCTGCACACCGACACGCGCGTGATGCCGAGACGCCGAGCCGCTTGGGCGGCCTGGAATTACGAGCGTGCGGCCGATGGAGCGCAGGAATCGGCCCGGGTCTGCCTGCACTACTGGCTCAACCGCCTGCAGCCGCTGCCGTTCGCGCAGCCCATCATGGTGTCGCTCAATCCGGTGAGCTCCATCGACCCGGCCCAGGTGCTGGGTGAATTCGATTACGACCACCCGGTGTTCGATCTGCAGGCGCTGGCCGCGCAAAAGCTGGTGCCCCAGCTGCAAGGCGTGCAGCACACCTGGTTCGCCGGGGCCTGGACCGGCTATGGCTTTCATGAGGACGGCCTGCAGTCGGGCTACCGCGCCGCCGACGCATTGCTGGCGCAATGGCTCCGCCGGGAGGCCGCATGA
- a CDS encoding DUF1365 domain-containing protein has protein sequence MTAAADSAKAPAHVPHIGFGHVWHTRLRPRQHRFSVPTFFLLLPMRTLRERPEAAGVLALNRAGSLSFRDTDHGGAKGPLQGGALAWLEALLQAEGITDAQGEIWLQCYPRVLGYSFKPVSFWYCHRTDGSLRAIVAEVNNTFGERHAYLLDHPRYGEQLRTRKAFHVSPFCALDGGYRFEFRRSGPEGLQSARVRIDYHDAQGPLLLTGMVGRLEPLTAASRRRALWRYPLLTLGVMARILWNALLLWSKQVPFQPKPQAPASAVSRSSSSHP, from the coding sequence ATGACCGCTGCTGCGGACAGCGCGAAAGCGCCAGCCCACGTGCCGCATATCGGCTTTGGCCATGTGTGGCATACCCGGTTGCGCCCGCGCCAACATCGCTTCAGCGTGCCCACGTTCTTTCTGCTTCTGCCCATGCGCACGCTGCGCGAGCGGCCCGAAGCAGCGGGCGTGCTGGCGCTCAACCGGGCGGGCTCCCTGTCCTTTCGCGACACCGACCACGGCGGCGCCAAGGGGCCTTTGCAAGGTGGCGCACTGGCCTGGCTGGAGGCATTGCTGCAGGCCGAGGGGATCACCGATGCGCAGGGCGAAATCTGGCTGCAGTGCTACCCGCGCGTACTAGGCTACAGCTTCAAGCCGGTGAGCTTCTGGTACTGCCACCGCACAGACGGCAGTCTGCGCGCCATCGTGGCCGAGGTGAACAACACTTTCGGTGAGCGCCACGCCTACCTGCTCGACCACCCGCGCTATGGCGAGCAGCTGCGTACGCGCAAGGCGTTTCATGTTTCGCCTTTTTGCGCATTGGACGGCGGCTACCGCTTCGAGTTCCGCCGGAGTGGGCCTGAGGGCCTGCAATCGGCGCGGGTGCGCATCGACTACCACGATGCCCAGGGACCACTGTTGCTGACCGGCATGGTCGGGCGGCTGGAGCCGCTAACTGCCGCGAGCCGACGCCGAGCCCTGTGGCGCTACCCGCTCCTCACCTTGGGGGTGATGGCGCGCATCCTCTGGAATGCGCTGCTGCTGTGGTCCAAGCAGGTCCCGTTTCAACCCAAGCCGCAGGCGCCAGCGTCGGCGGTGTCTCGTTCATCTTCCTCCCACCCCTGA
- a CDS encoding SAM-dependent methyltransferase, with protein sequence MSTTTTALPSHLPAGMPARARHALRLLQRLQHGTLHLELPDGGALQLGQGGPPHASLRLHDWRVLGTVLRSGDIGLAEGYIDRHWSTPHLADLLRLLMANRKALEPLVYGAWWGRLAYRLRHLLNSNTRTGSRRNIHAHYDLGNAFYALWLDPSMNYSSAWFQGDLTGDLTAAQRAKMRRALHSAGVRPGDRVLEIGCGWGALAEMAAGEFQAQVTGVTLSTEQLAFARQRLQRAGLAGQAELRLQDYRDIQDAPFDAICSIEMVEAVGQVYWPSYFDTVARLLKPGGRACVQSIVIDDALFERYVQGTDFIQQYVFPGGCLPSPERFRAAAQQAGLRVVEELAFGADYAETLRRWHRQFTQQHAEVLAQGFDAKFLRTWELYLAYCEAAFDSRNIDVVQFTLVKD encoded by the coding sequence ATGAGCACGACCACCACGGCCTTGCCCTCTCATCTGCCCGCGGGTATGCCCGCCCGTGCGCGCCACGCCCTGCGCCTGCTGCAGCGCCTGCAGCACGGCACACTGCATCTGGAGCTGCCCGACGGCGGCGCCCTGCAGCTCGGCCAGGGCGGTCCGCCGCACGCCAGCCTGCGCCTGCATGACTGGCGGGTGCTTGGCACCGTGCTGCGCTCGGGCGACATCGGCCTGGCCGAGGGCTATATCGATCGACACTGGAGCACGCCGCACCTGGCCGATCTGCTGCGCCTGCTGATGGCCAACCGCAAGGCGCTGGAGCCGCTGGTCTATGGCGCGTGGTGGGGACGTCTGGCCTACCGCCTGCGGCACCTTCTCAACAGCAACACGCGCACGGGTAGCCGGCGCAATATCCACGCCCATTACGACCTGGGCAATGCGTTTTACGCGCTGTGGCTGGATCCGAGCATGAATTACTCGTCCGCCTGGTTCCAGGGCGATCTGACGGGGGATTTGACGGCTGCCCAGCGCGCCAAGATGCGCCGCGCCCTGCATAGCGCAGGCGTGCGACCCGGCGACCGCGTACTGGAGATCGGCTGTGGCTGGGGCGCGCTGGCCGAGATGGCTGCGGGCGAGTTCCAGGCCCAGGTCACCGGTGTGACGCTGTCCACCGAGCAACTGGCGTTTGCCCGGCAGCGCCTGCAGCGCGCCGGTTTGGCAGGCCAGGCCGAACTGCGCCTGCAGGACTACCGCGACATTCAGGATGCCCCCTTCGACGCCATTTGCTCGATTGAAATGGTCGAGGCCGTCGGCCAGGTTTACTGGCCCAGCTACTTTGACACCGTGGCCCGCTTGCTGAAACCCGGCGGGCGCGCCTGCGTGCAAAGCATCGTCATCGACGACGCGCTGTTCGAGCGCTATGTGCAGGGCACCGACTTCATCCAGCAATACGTTTTCCCTGGCGGCTGCCTGCCCAGCCCGGAGCGCTTTCGCGCGGCGGCGCAGCAGGCGGGTCTGCGTGTGGTGGAAGAGCTGGCCTTCGGTGCCGACTACGCCGAAACCCTGCGCCGCTGGCACCGCCAGTTCACGCAGCAGCATGCCGAGGTACTCGCGCAAGGCTTTGACGCGAAATTCCTGCGCACCTGGGAGCTCTACCTCGCGTACTGCGAAGCCGCGTTCGACAGCCGCAACATCGACGTGGTGCAGTTCACGTTGGTGAAAGACTGA
- a CDS encoding chalcone isomerase family protein has protein sequence MGVAASSAAAEEVAPPPALVRQALPEATLWGQGHLRFLGLRVYDARLWAGPRFEVADFGAQSLALELSYHRAFTGVAIAQRSIEEIERQSELPPVQAQRWLKALSAVLPDVQPGDRLTGIHQPGVGMRLWRGSQSLGAIDDPELARRFFGIWLSPRTSEPDLRRALLARKLGGGQ, from the coding sequence ATGGGAGTGGCCGCCTCCAGCGCGGCAGCCGAGGAGGTTGCGCCGCCGCCCGCCTTGGTCCGGCAGGCGCTGCCCGAGGCGACGCTATGGGGCCAGGGGCACCTGCGCTTTCTCGGGTTGCGCGTGTACGACGCTCGTCTGTGGGCCGGCCCCCGGTTCGAGGTTGCTGACTTTGGTGCCCAGTCGCTGGCGCTGGAGCTGAGCTACCACCGCGCATTTACGGGCGTCGCCATCGCGCAGCGCTCCATCGAGGAGATCGAGCGCCAGTCCGAATTGCCGCCCGTGCAGGCCCAGCGCTGGCTGAAGGCGCTGTCTGCCGTATTGCCCGACGTGCAGCCGGGCGACCGCCTCACGGGCATCCACCAACCGGGTGTGGGCATGCGGCTGTGGCGCGGCAGCCAGTCGCTGGGGGCAATAGACGACCCTGAGTTGGCACGCCGCTTTTTCGGCATCTGGCTATCGCCGCGCACGTCGGAGCCCGACCTGCGCCGAGCCTTGCTGGCGCGCAAACTCGGAGGCGGGCAATGA